A stretch of the Proteus sp. ZN5 genome encodes the following:
- a CDS encoding IreA family TonB-dependent siderophore receptor: MNFKMGVLTACILSASYPLYAQENKEEKLVVSASGFAQQITNAPASITVISKEQLAKKPVHDLADAVKGVEGVSINGNANKQEITMRGLPGEYTLILVDGRRQNSRESRPNGSGGYEGGFIPPADAIERIEVIRGPMSSLYGSDAMGGVINIITKPVTKEWHGSVALGGTLQHNRDAGDSINGDFYLSGPLIEDKLGIQLYGSSYLRAEDKITYGQGRNDNKNITAKLAFTPTDNQTILLEAGRNTLQRTTTPGKSMSEAGKNGPNKFLETNNDRNHWALTYKNQFDILHSELSIYQEQTKRIQKTESIDKITNISHRYYEDRRPEITNTVFDAKFTAFLPDNVMTFGGQYQYARLKDESSIGGKEVKQSTITADQKALFLEDEYSVTDNLALTGGVRLDDHEYYGNHWSPRAYAVYHLTDEFTLKGGVAKAFKAPSLREISPEYGTSTEKGKAIMYGNRDLKPETSVSQEIGIGYDNGDGVTASVTFFNTDFKDKLTSYDTGELDSITGLKLYQYDNVGKANIKGIETAVGFPIAESWHVNANYTYIDSERKSDDEKLSSGESLKGYPLDMTPKHSANARVDWQFDEATSFYANTAYTGKQIWAAQRNNSDGARYRSGYTTFDLGMTYNFNKNTMFNFAVLNITDETGPAVNDKGGNWVVDEGRRYWANVKYSF, encoded by the coding sequence ATGAACTTTAAAATGGGTGTTTTAACCGCCTGTATTTTATCTGCCTCTTACCCGCTGTATGCACAAGAAAACAAAGAAGAAAAACTTGTTGTATCAGCATCAGGTTTTGCTCAACAAATTACAAATGCACCAGCAAGTATCACCGTGATCAGTAAAGAACAACTGGCGAAGAAACCAGTTCATGATTTAGCCGATGCTGTAAAAGGCGTTGAAGGTGTTAGCATTAATGGTAATGCCAATAAACAAGAAATCACGATGCGTGGTTTACCGGGTGAGTACACACTTATTCTTGTCGATGGCCGCCGCCAAAATAGTCGTGAGTCACGTCCGAATGGGAGTGGTGGTTATGAAGGCGGTTTTATTCCACCAGCAGATGCGATTGAACGTATAGAAGTTATTCGTGGACCAATGTCATCACTGTATGGCTCAGACGCCATGGGTGGTGTTATCAACATCATCACGAAACCAGTAACAAAAGAGTGGCATGGCTCTGTTGCACTTGGCGGTACACTGCAACACAATCGTGATGCAGGCGATTCTATTAATGGTGATTTTTATCTTTCAGGGCCGTTAATTGAAGATAAATTAGGCATACAGCTTTATGGTAGTAGCTACTTACGTGCGGAAGATAAAATCACTTATGGTCAAGGTCGTAATGACAATAAAAATATTACGGCGAAATTGGCATTCACACCGACCGATAATCAAACCATTTTATTAGAAGCGGGTCGCAATACGCTACAACGTACCACGACACCGGGTAAATCCATGAGTGAAGCTGGAAAGAATGGCCCTAATAAATTTTTAGAAACAAATAATGATCGTAACCATTGGGCATTAACCTATAAAAATCAGTTTGATATTCTGCACTCAGAATTAAGCATTTATCAAGAACAAACTAAGCGTATTCAAAAAACAGAATCTATCGATAAAATTACCAATATCAGTCATAGGTATTATGAAGATCGCCGCCCTGAAATCACCAATACTGTTTTTGATGCGAAATTTACCGCATTTTTACCTGATAACGTGATGACTTTTGGCGGCCAATATCAATATGCACGTTTAAAAGATGAATCTTCTATTGGTGGAAAAGAAGTTAAGCAATCTACTATTACTGCGGATCAAAAAGCATTATTTCTTGAAGATGAATATAGCGTAACAGATAATCTCGCACTAACAGGTGGTGTGCGTCTTGATGATCACGAATATTACGGCAATCACTGGAGCCCAAGAGCGTATGCGGTTTACCACTTAACTGATGAATTCACCTTAAAAGGTGGTGTGGCGAAAGCCTTTAAAGCCCCAAGCTTACGTGAAATAAGCCCTGAATACGGTACTTCAACAGAGAAAGGTAAGGCGATTATGTACGGTAATCGTGACTTAAAACCTGAAACCTCTGTCAGCCAAGAAATTGGTATTGGTTATGATAATGGGGATGGTGTTACCGCAAGTGTGACTTTCTTTAATACCGATTTTAAAGATAAGTTAACTAGCTATGACACTGGCGAATTAGATTCAATTACAGGTTTAAAACTGTATCAATACGATAATGTGGGTAAAGCCAATATTAAAGGGATTGAAACAGCTGTGGGATTCCCTATTGCTGAAAGTTGGCATGTCAATGCGAACTACACCTATATTGATTCAGAACGTAAAAGTGATGATGAAAAACTGAGTTCTGGTGAATCCTTAAAAGGCTACCCATTAGATATGACTCCAAAGCACAGCGCCAATGCGCGCGTTGATTGGCAGTTTGATGAAGCAACCAGTTTTTATGCCAATACTGCTTATACTGGGAAACAAATCTGGGCTGCACAAAGAAATAATAGCGATGGGGCACGTTATCGTAGTGGGTACACAACCTTTGATTTAGGAATGACCTACAACTTTAATAAAAATACCATGTTTAACTTTGCGGTATTAAATATTACAGATGAAACAGGCCCTGCTGTGAACGATAAAGGCGGTAACTGGGTTGTTGATGAAGGTCGTCGTTATTGGGCGAATGTTAAATATAGCTTCTAA